The nucleotide sequence CCCCGCAGCTGCGGGGCGGCCCTCGTGTTCGTTCCATCTTCTTCTATACGGTCACCGCGCCGGCGTCACTCGCGGATCCGGTAGTTGACGATCGTCTGCTGCCCGTCCTGCGTGCGGGCCACGATCGACACGACCCCGCCCGGCTTCAGGCGTGACGCCTCGGCGCGGACGTCTTCCACGCTGCGGACCTCGCGCCCGTTGAGCCGCTCGATCCGCATCCCTCCCGTCAGCGCGGAGGCGGCGGGGCCGGCGCGGTCCACCTCGGTCACGACGACCCCCTCGCTGAAGGGGAGCCGGTACTGGCGGGCCACCTGCGGGGTCACCTCCATGGCGTTGAACCCCAGGCGCTCCACCGCGTCGCGCCGGACTGCGGCGGGGGCGTCGTTGCTCACCGGCTTCAGGTCCAGCTCGCCCAGCTTCACCGTCACCCGCTCGCGCTCGCCGTAGCGGACGAGGTCCACCGTGACGCGCTCGCCGGGGCGCTTCGCCGCGAGGGCGGCCATGAGGGCGCCGTCGTCCGCGATGGCGCGGCCGTCCACGCCCACCACCACGTCGCCCATGCGGATGCCGGCCTCCTTCGCGGGCCCGGTGGGCTCGGTGGCGACCACCGCGCCGCTCGGGCTGGGGAGGCGGAACACCTCGGCGTCGGCCGGGGTGACGCCCCGGATCTGCACCCCCAGCATGGGACGGTGCACCGTGCCGTAGCGGATCAGGTCGTCGGCCACGCGCTTCGCCAGGCTGATCGGCACGGCGAACCCGTACCCGGAGTAGAACCCGGTGGGCGAGGCGATGGCGGTGTTGACGCCGATGACGCGGCCCTGCAGGTCCACAAGCGGCCCCCCGGAGTTCCCCGGGTTGATGGCCGCGTCGGTCTGGATGAAGTGCTCCAGCGGCGCGGTGGCGTTGCGGTCCTGCTGCATGATCCCCAGCGAGCGGCCCTTGGCGCTCACGATCCCGGCGGTGGTGGTCTGCCCCAGCGAGAGCGGGTAGCCCAGCGCCAGGAC is from Longimicrobiaceae bacterium and encodes:
- a CDS encoding trypsin-like peptidase domain-containing protein, encoding MNRIRKLAVPGALVVGMGVAATAMEVVKDPLQDLGAQSAVQPAIAGRVAGPESLSAAFRTASSTALPAVVYVKVQTAARPVAQVPEQFRGTPYEQFFGGAPRNAPPQEGSGSGFIVSEDGYILTNNHVVANASRVTVVLADKRELTAKVVGRDPNTDIAVLKVDGSGLPVAQLGDSDALQTGDWVLALGYPLSLGQTTTAGIVSAKGRSLGIMQQDRNATAPLEHFIQTDAAINPGNSGGPLVDLQGRVIGVNTAIASPTGFYSGYGFAVPISLAKRVADDLIRYGTVHRPMLGVQIRGVTPADAEVFRLPSPSGAVVATEPTGPAKEAGIRMGDVVVGVDGRAIADDGALMAALAAKRPGERVTVDLVRYGERERVTVKLGELDLKPVSNDAPAAVRRDAVERLGFNAMEVTPQVARQYRLPFSEGVVVTEVDRAGPAASALTGGMRIERLNGREVRSVEDVRAEASRLKPGGVVSIVARTQDGQQTIVNYRIRE